The Actinomycetes bacterium DNA segment GAACCGCTCCAGCTCGGCACCCAGCTCGTCGGCCGTCGGGAAGCCGCCGCGGCCGGCCAGCAGGCCCTGGTCGTCCCCGGGCGCGTCACCACCCCGGGCAGCGACGTAGGCGTCGTACTGCTGCTCCAGCGCGTGGACCACGGCCTCGACCTCGGTCGACCCCGCGACCTGCTCGTCGAGCTCGGCCCGGGTCGCCTCGGCCGACGCACGCAGCGGGCCGGTCGGCAGGGTCAGCTCCGTGGCCGCCGCGACGTTCTCCAGCAGGGCTGCCGCGGCGTCCGGGTAGTCGGACTGGGCGAGGTAGTGCGGCACGTGCACCGCGAAGCCCATGGCGTCGTGCCCGTGGTGCCCGAGGCGGTACTCGAGCAGGTTGGTCACCGCCCCGGGCACCTGCACCGTGCCCACCCACGGGTCACGCCCGGCCACCAGCTCGGCGCGGGTCGCGTGCGCGGTCACCGAGGTCGGCCGGGTGTGGGGGACGCCCATGGGGATGCCGTGGACGCCGATCGTCAGCCGCACGCCGAAAGCCTCGACCAGTCCGCGCACCGCGTCGACGAACCGGTCCCAGAGGATGTCCGGCTCGGCGCCCTCGAGCAGCAGGA contains these protein-coding regions:
- a CDS encoding PAC2 family protein, whose protein sequence is MHGTGPADPTSAGPVLLHVFTGFIDAGQAGSLARDHLLATLEHRPLATFDVDRLLDYRSRRPPMVFVENHWESYEDPHLVLHEVTDAAGARFLLLEGAEPDILWDRFVDAVRGLVEAFGVRLTIGVHGIPMGVPHTRPTSVTAHATRAELVAGRDPWVGTVQVPGAVTNLLEYRLGHHGHDAMGFAVHVPHYLAQSDYPDAAAALLENVAAATELTLPTGPLRASAEATRAELDEQVAGSTEVEAVVHALEQQYDAYVAARGGDAPGDDQGLLAGRGGFPTADELGAELERFLAEQRGGEQRGDRPPEG